One region of Streptomyces leeuwenhoekii genomic DNA includes:
- a CDS encoding DUF488 family protein translates to MDHDRTEPAGGPPASRPELITFGHGTADRGVLARLLREAGVVAVVDVRSAPGSRRNPDMARQRLARWMPDEGFAYRWEPRLGGWRRPSPDSPDTVWRNASFRGYAAHTRAPEFVAAMDELMDEADRLRTAVMCGEAVWWRCHRRLIADFAVLARGMRVRHLMHDGRLTAHPPTPGARLRGDGLLVYDGGGPPP, encoded by the coding sequence ATGGACCACGACCGGACCGAACCCGCGGGCGGGCCCCCGGCGTCCCGGCCCGAGCTGATCACCTTCGGCCACGGCACCGCGGACCGGGGGGTGCTGGCACGGCTCCTGAGGGAAGCCGGTGTCGTCGCCGTCGTGGACGTCAGGTCCGCTCCCGGCAGCCGGCGGAACCCGGACATGGCCCGGCAGCGGCTCGCCCGGTGGATGCCGGACGAAGGCTTCGCCTACCGCTGGGAGCCGCGCCTGGGCGGGTGGCGCAGGCCGTCGCCGGACTCGCCCGACACGGTCTGGCGCAACGCGTCGTTCCGGGGCTACGCGGCGCACACCCGCGCCCCGGAGTTCGTCGCCGCCATGGACGAGCTGATGGATGAGGCGGACCGGCTGCGCACCGCGGTGATGTGCGGCGAAGCGGTGTGGTGGCGGTGCCACCGGCGCCTGATCGCCGACTTCGCCGTACTGGCCCGCGGGATGCGCGTCCGCCACCTGATGCACGACGGACGTCTCACCGCGCACCCGCCGACGCCCGGCGCACGGCTGCGCGGTGACGGCCTCCTCGTGTACGACGGCGGGGGTCCGCCGCCCTGA
- a CDS encoding sirohydrochlorin chelatase: MTAHLMNRTGSGTRTGGGPGPAAPAGRSRPDRPALVLVAHGSRDPRALSTVRALLDRVRALRPGLPVRLGHIELNEPLLPGTLAALGDTDAVLVPLLLSRGYHVRRDIPEMAAAAPARTRVAAPLGPHPLLAEALHDRLTEAGWHTPGDPAARRASAVVLAAAGSRDPDARTDTGHTAALLAERLGVPVVPAYASAAAPTVPEAVRALAARGRHRVAVASYFTAPGRFAAECAAAAPWIAAAPLATHPAVPRLILHRYDEALTAAPAPAAPALAPA, translated from the coding sequence ATGACGGCGCACCTGATGAACCGGACCGGCAGCGGCACCCGGACCGGCGGCGGGCCCGGCCCCGCCGCCCCGGCCGGCCGGTCCCGCCCGGACCGGCCCGCCCTGGTCCTCGTCGCGCACGGCAGCCGGGACCCGCGCGCCCTGAGCACCGTGCGCGCCCTGCTGGACCGGGTCCGCGCACTGCGTCCCGGCCTGCCGGTCCGCCTGGGGCACATCGAACTGAACGAACCCCTGCTCCCCGGCACCCTCGCCGCCCTCGGCGACACCGACGCCGTCCTCGTGCCGCTGCTGCTCAGCCGGGGCTACCACGTCCGGCGGGACATCCCCGAGATGGCCGCCGCCGCACCGGCCCGCACCCGCGTGGCCGCCCCGCTCGGCCCGCACCCCCTGCTCGCCGAGGCCCTGCACGACCGCCTCACCGAGGCCGGCTGGCACACCCCCGGCGATCCCGCGGCCCGGCGCGCGAGCGCCGTCGTGCTCGCCGCCGCCGGCTCCCGCGACCCGGACGCGCGCACGGACACCGGACACACTGCCGCGCTGCTCGCCGAGCGCCTCGGCGTCCCCGTCGTCCCCGCCTACGCCTCCGCCGCCGCCCCCACCGTCCCGGAGGCCGTCCGGGCCCTGGCCGCCCGGGGCCGCCACCGCGTCGCCGTCGCCTCCTACTTCACCGCCCCCGGCCGCTTCGCCGCCGAGTGCGCCGCGGCGGCCCCCTGGATCGCCGCCGCCCCCCTCGCCACCCACCCTGCCGTACCCCGCCTGATCCTCCACCGCTACGACGAGGCCCTGACGGCGGCCCCCGCCCCCGCGGCACCGGCCCTGGCCCCGGCCTGA